A window of Juglans regia cultivar Chandler chromosome 7, Walnut 2.0, whole genome shotgun sequence contains these coding sequences:
- the LOC108991236 gene encoding bet1-like protein At4g14600, with product MANPYRSSDGLSARQGSNSDEIQLRIDPVHGDLDEEISGLHSQVRRLKSVAQEIEAETRIQNDILSDLQLAMSQAGAGVRNGMRRLNRTITQQRSNHILQVIIFGLVCFSVVYFWSKLVRR from the exons ATGGCAAATCCTTACCGATCAAG CGATGGTCTTAGTGCGAGACAGGGCTCTAATTCTGATGAGATCCAACTGAGGATTGATCCTGTCCATGGGGACCTCGATGAGGAAATCTCGGGTCTTCATTCCCAAGTTAGACGCCTTAAAAGC GTGGCTCAAGAGATTGAAGCAGAAACGAGAATTCAGAATGACATCCTCTCTGATTTG CAATTGGCAATGAGTCAAGCTGGGGCAGGGGTGAGAAATGGCATGCGGAGGTTGAATAGAACGATTACCCAGCAGCGCTCAAATCATATCTTGCAAGTGATTATTTTTGGACTAGTTTGTTTCAGTGTAGTCTACTTCTGGTCCAAGCTAGTAAGAAGATGA
- the LOC109016230 gene encoding classical arabinogalactan protein 4-like, with the protein MKMGVSGLQLFLILGLLASSCLAQGPASSPRATPPTATPPTATPPTPVPSPPAPVPSPKTSPSPAPAPTTPAPTPTTPAPAPSTTAPTPAPTKAPTPSPASPAPTISSPPSPSALTPGPGASAPEPPASAEPPSAAFSTSKAIVAGTALVGAFFAVVLA; encoded by the coding sequence ATGAAGATGGGTGTTTCTGGGCTCCAACTCTTTCTCATCTTGGGTCTCTTGGCCTCCTCCTGCTTAGCACAGGGTCCAGCGTCTTCACCAAGGGCAACGCCGCCAACTGCCACCCCGCCCACCGCCACACCTCCCACACCAGTCCCATCCCCGCCAGCACCAGTGCCGTCCCCTAAAACATCTCCATCTCCAGCCCCAGCTCCGACCACGCCCGCCCCAACTCCGACCACGCCCGCCCCAGCTCCTTCCACAACTGCACCAACCCCGGCCCCGACCAAGGCTCCCACTCCCTCGCCGGCATCTCCTGCtcccaccatctcttcaccccCTTCACCCTCTGCTCTTACTCCCGGCCCCGGAGCTTCCGCACCCGAGCCACCGGCTTCTGCTGAGCCACCGAGTGCTGCATTCTCTACTAGCAAAGCCATTGTTGCTGGGACCGCTCTTGTTGGAGCTTTCTTCGCCGTGGTTCTGGCTTAG